The Lagenorhynchus albirostris chromosome 6, mLagAlb1.1, whole genome shotgun sequence genome includes a window with the following:
- the ORMDL1 gene encoding ORM1-like protein 1, with protein sequence MNVGVAHSEVNPNTRVMNSRGMWLTYALGVGLLHIVLLSIPFFSVPVAWTLTNVIHNLGMYVFLHAVKGTPFETPDQGKARLLTHWEQLDYGVQFTSSRKFFTISPIILYFLASFYTKYDPTHFILNTASLLSVLIPKMPQLHGVRIFGINKY encoded by the exons ATGAATGTTGGAGTTGCCCACAGTGAGGTGAATCCAAATACCCGTGTAATGAACAGCCGGGGTATGTGGCTGACATATGCTTTGGGAGTTGGCTTGCTTCATATCGTTTTACTCAGTATTCCCTTCTTCAGTGTTCCTGTTGCCTGGACCTTAACAAATGTTATACATAATCTG GGGATGTATGTATTTTTGCATGCAGTAAAAGGAACACCATTTGAAACTCCTGACCAGGGTAAAGCAAGGCTCCTAACTCATTGGGAACAACTGGACTATGGAGTACAGTTTACATCTTCACGGAAGTTTTTCACAATTTCTCCAATAATTCT ATATTTTCTGGCAAGTTTCTATACGAAGTATGATCCAACTCACTTCATCTTAAACACAGCTTCTCTCCTGAGTGTGCTAATTCCCAAAATGCCACAGCTACATGGTGTTCGGATCTTTGGAATTAATAAGTATTGA
- the OSGEPL1 gene encoding tRNA N6-adenosine threonylcarbamoyltransferase, mitochondrial codes for MLILNKTAGVFSKPSKRNMYEFLRSFNFHPGKLFLHKLVLGIETSCDDTAAAVVDETGNVLGEAIHSQTEVHLKTGGIIPPVAQQLHRENIQRIVQEALSASKVSPSELSAIATTIKPGLALSLGVGLSFSLQLVDQLKKPFIPIHHMEAHALTIRLTNKVEFPFLVLLISGGHCLLALVRGVSDFLLLGKSLDIAPGDMLDKVARRLSLIKHPECSTMSGGKAIEHLAKQGNKLHFDFKPPMQHAKNCDFSFSGLHHIIDKMIMQKEKEEGIEKGQILSSAADIAAAVQHTVACHIAKRTHRAILFCKQRDLLCQSNAVLVVSGGVASNLHIRKALEIVTDATQCTLLCPPPRLCTDNGVMIAWNGVERLRAGLGILHSTEGIRYEPKCPLGADISKEVGEAAIKVPRLKMKI; via the exons ATGCTAATATTGAATAAGACAGCAGGAGTTTTTTCTAAACCATCAAAAAGGAATATGTATGAATTTCTaagaagttttaattttcatcctGGAAAACTATTTCTTCATAAACTAGTTTTGGGAATTGAAACCAGTTGTGATGATACAGCAGCTGCTGTGGTGGATGAAACCGGAAATGTTTTGGGAGAAGCAATACATTCCCAAACCGAAGTTCATTTAAA aACAGGTGGGATTATTCCTCCAGTAGCTCAACAGCTTCATAGAGAAAATATTCAACGCATAGTGCAAGAAGCTCTCTCTGCCAGTAAAGTCTCTCCAAGTGAACTCTCAGCAATTGCAACTACCATAAAACCAGGACTTGCTTTAAGCCTGGGTGTAGGCTTATCATTTAGCTTACAACTGGTAGACCAGTTAAAAAAGCCCTTCATTCCCATTCATCATATGGAGGCTCATGCACTTACTATTAGGTTGACAAATAAagtagaatttccttttttagttcttttgattTCAGGAGGTCATTGTCTTTTGGCATTAGTTAGAGGAGTTTCAGATTTTCTGCTTCTTGGAAAGTCTTTGGATATAGCGCCAGGTGACATGCTTGACAAG GTAGCAAGAAGACTTTCTTTAATAAAACATCCAGAGTGCTCCACCATGAGTGGTGGGAAGGCTATAGAACATTTGGCCAAACAGGGAAATAAACTGCATTTTGATTTCAAACCTCCCATGCAACATGCTAAAAattgtgacttttctttttctggacttCATCACATTATTGATAAGATGAtaatgcaaaaggaaaaagaagaag GTATTGAGAAGGGGCAAATCCTGTCTTCAGCTGCAGATATTGCTGCTGCAGTACAGCACACAGTAGCCTGCCACATTGCAAAAAGAACACATCGTGCTATTCTATTTTGCAAGCAGAGAGACTTGTTATGTCAAAGTAATGCAGTACTG GTTGTATCTGGAGGCGTTGCAAGTAACTTACATATCCGAAAAGCTCTGGAAATCGTGACAGATGCAACACAATGCACTTTGTTGTGTCCTCCTCCCAGACTGTGCACTGACAACGGCGTTATGATTGCGTG GAATGGTGTTGAAAGATTGCGTGCTGGCTTGGGCATTTTACACAGCACAGAAGGCATCCGCTATGAGCCAAA